A genomic region of Runella rosea contains the following coding sequences:
- the lpxA gene encoding acyl-ACP--UDP-N-acetylglucosamine O-acyltransferase, which translates to MIHPLAYIHSDAKIAPNVEIEPFAIVHKDVEIGEGSWIGSHAVINDGARIGKNCKIYPGAVISSTPQDLKFKGEYTLTYIGDNTIIREYATISRGTEEHWKTEIGSDCLIMAYSHVAHDCRIGNNCIIVNNVQMAGHVHMGDWAIIAGSSSVRQFVKIGAHAMIAGGSLVRKDVPPFTKAAREPLSYAGINSVGLRRRGFSNEQINEIQEVYRYIYLRGFNNTEALEHIELELAPSAERDEIVNFVRNSERGIIKAPTSTSTDNGDD; encoded by the coding sequence ATGATTCATCCATTAGCATATATACATTCAGACGCAAAAATCGCCCCTAATGTGGAGATTGAGCCCTTCGCCATTGTTCACAAAGATGTTGAAATCGGTGAAGGCTCTTGGATTGGTTCGCACGCGGTTATCAATGACGGCGCCCGAATTGGTAAAAATTGCAAAATTTACCCTGGAGCGGTGATTTCCTCCACTCCTCAGGATTTAAAGTTTAAGGGCGAATATACGCTTACCTACATCGGCGACAATACCATCATTCGCGAGTACGCCACCATCAGCCGAGGCACTGAGGAGCATTGGAAGACCGAAATCGGCAGCGACTGTCTCATCATGGCCTACTCGCACGTAGCGCATGACTGCCGCATCGGCAACAACTGCATCATCGTCAACAACGTGCAAATGGCCGGCCACGTCCACATGGGCGACTGGGCCATCATTGCGGGTTCGAGTTCGGTACGGCAGTTTGTAAAAATCGGTGCCCACGCCATGATTGCGGGTGGTTCGTTGGTTCGTAAAGATGTACCGCCGTTTACCAAAGCTGCCCGTGAGCCCCTCTCCTACGCGGGCATCAATTCGGTAGGCTTGCGTCGTCGCGGTTTCAGCAACGAGCAGATCAACGAAATTCAGGAAGTATATCGCTACATTTATTTGCGCGGCTTCAACAATACCGAAGCCCTCGAACACATCGAATTGGAATTGGCTCCCTCCGCCGAGCGCGACGAAATTGTTAATTTTGTTCGCAATTCCGAACGCGGAATCATCAAAGCACCGACAAGTACGAGTACAGACAATGGTGATGATTAG
- a CDS encoding ATP-dependent helicase, giving the protein MTGYLSGLNEPQAQAVTHGEGPLMIIAGAGSGKTRVLTLRIAHLIENGVDPFRILSLTFTNKAAGEMRDRIEKVVGFEARNIWMGTFHAVFAKILRIEARYLGYTSDFSIYDTDDSKSLIKSIVKELNLDDKTYKPNVVFNRISGAKNNLISADDYLANKLFRADDEAAKLPEIGRLYKAYTTRCFQANAMDFDDLLYNTNVLFRDFPEVLNKYQHKFQYVLVDEFQDTNVAQYLITRKLAAVHRNIAVVGDDAQSIYAFRGANIQNILNFEKDFPEVKVVKLEQNYRSTQTIVNAANSVIARNKAQLKKNVFTANEEGGLIEVVKASSDNEEGRLIASAIFEEKVNKGLRNTDFAILYRTNAQSRSFEEALRRQNIKYRIIGGLSFYQRKEIKDLLAYLRFVVNQSDEEAFKRIINLPKRGIGDTTVAKIAVTAAENQVPVWEVVSNITKYISGRATLPIESFAILIKSFKLLIEEGKDAYTVAAHVAKTSGILKELYEDKTVEGLSRYENVQELLNAIKEFVDNVENEDKTISSFLQTVSLLTNADESDDGDTDRVTLMTIHGAKGLEFKNVYVVGLEEGLFPSQMMLEKREDLEEERRLFYVAITRAENKLTFSYAESRYNWGRLNMCEPSRFLYEVDQRFLTTSKGRRSGGFDEYRNNVEPTAMNFIRKPSPTTPGSVQKPTSEGSPTTPASRLASGQRPSTQATSVPQSASTDFVASDTSTLEEGNRVEHPKFGKGTVKKMDINGTDRKAVIQFDTVGEKTLLLSFAKLRILR; this is encoded by the coding sequence ATGACAGGTTATTTAAGCGGGTTGAACGAACCACAGGCGCAGGCCGTTACGCACGGTGAAGGGCCTTTGATGATTATTGCGGGAGCGGGTTCGGGAAAAACGCGTGTATTGACACTTCGGATTGCACACCTTATCGAGAATGGCGTTGACCCATTTCGGATTTTGTCGTTGACTTTTACCAACAAAGCGGCGGGCGAAATGCGCGACCGGATTGAGAAAGTGGTTGGTTTTGAGGCGCGTAATATTTGGATGGGTACTTTTCACGCCGTCTTTGCCAAAATCTTGCGCATCGAAGCGCGCTATCTGGGCTATACCTCCGATTTCTCCATTTATGACACCGACGATTCAAAATCGCTTATCAAAAGCATCGTAAAAGAGCTGAATCTGGACGATAAAACCTACAAACCAAACGTCGTTTTTAACCGTATTTCGGGGGCAAAAAACAACCTCATTTCGGCCGATGATTACCTGGCCAATAAACTTTTCAGGGCCGATGACGAAGCCGCCAAGCTCCCCGAAATCGGACGATTGTATAAGGCGTACACTACGCGTTGCTTTCAGGCCAATGCCATGGATTTTGACGATTTGTTGTACAATACCAATGTGCTGTTTCGTGATTTTCCTGAGGTTTTAAATAAATACCAACACAAATTTCAGTACGTTTTGGTGGATGAGTTTCAGGATACCAACGTGGCTCAGTATCTCATTACCAGAAAGTTAGCGGCAGTGCATCGCAACATTGCCGTAGTGGGCGACGATGCCCAAAGTATCTACGCCTTTCGCGGAGCCAATATTCAGAATATCCTCAATTTTGAGAAAGACTTTCCCGAAGTAAAAGTGGTCAAGTTGGAGCAAAACTACCGCTCTACCCAAACCATCGTCAACGCGGCTAATTCGGTCATTGCCCGCAATAAAGCGCAGTTGAAGAAAAATGTTTTTACGGCCAATGAAGAAGGCGGCTTGATTGAGGTAGTAAAGGCGAGTTCAGACAATGAAGAAGGGCGCTTGATTGCGTCGGCGATTTTTGAAGAAAAAGTAAACAAAGGGCTGCGCAATACTGATTTTGCGATTTTGTACCGCACCAATGCCCAATCGCGGTCGTTTGAGGAGGCATTGCGTCGGCAGAATATAAAGTACCGTATCATCGGCGGGCTTTCCTTTTATCAACGAAAAGAAATCAAGGATTTGCTGGCGTATTTACGGTTTGTGGTAAATCAAAGCGACGAAGAAGCCTTTAAACGAATCATCAATTTGCCCAAACGCGGGATTGGCGATACGACCGTGGCTAAAATCGCGGTGACGGCCGCCGAAAACCAAGTGCCAGTCTGGGAGGTGGTTTCCAACATCACCAAGTACATCTCGGGACGTGCTACTCTGCCGATTGAAAGTTTTGCGATTCTTATCAAGAGTTTTAAACTGTTGATTGAGGAAGGTAAAGACGCTTATACCGTTGCAGCACACGTGGCCAAGACGTCGGGCATTTTGAAGGAATTGTATGAAGACAAAACCGTGGAAGGCTTAAGCCGGTACGAAAACGTGCAAGAATTGCTGAATGCCATCAAAGAATTTGTGGATAATGTTGAAAATGAGGACAAAACCATCAGCTCGTTTTTACAAACTGTTTCGTTGCTGACCAATGCCGATGAATCTGACGATGGTGATACCGACCGCGTAACGCTCATGACGATTCACGGAGCCAAAGGCTTAGAGTTTAAAAATGTATACGTGGTAGGATTGGAAGAAGGACTTTTTCCGAGCCAAATGATGCTCGAAAAGCGCGAAGATTTGGAAGAAGAACGGCGGCTGTTTTACGTTGCTATCACCCGCGCCGAAAACAAGCTTACCTTTTCCTACGCTGAAAGCCGCTACAATTGGGGCCGATTGAACATGTGCGAGCCGAGCCGTTTTCTGTACGAAGTCGATCAACGCTTTTTGACTACTTCCAAAGGTCGCCGTTCAGGAGGCTTTGACGAATATCGCAACAACGTAGAGCCGACGGCCATGAATTTTATTCGGAAACCTTCACCAACAACCCCTGGCAGTGTGCAAAAGCCCACGAGTGAAGGAAGCCCGACCACGCCCGCAAGTCGATTGGCTAGCGGCCAACGTCCCTCTACGCAGGCAACGAGTGTGCCTCAGTCGGCCTCTACCGACTTTGTAGCAAGCGATACTTCAACCTTGGAAGAAGGCAATCGGGTAGAACACCCCAAGTTTGGTAAAGGAACGGTAAAGAAAATGGACATCAACGGCACCGACCGAAAAGCCGTGATTCAGTTTGATACCGTCGGCGAAAAGACGCTGTTGCTGAGTTTTGCGAAACTGCGGATTTTGAGGTAG
- the rhaT gene encoding L-rhamnose/proton symporter RhaT: MQVLFGVIYHFIGGFASGSFYIPYKKVRDWSWESYWIVGGLFSWLLAPFIAAYLTVPNFMDIIRNTDSTTLFWTYVLGVLWGIGGLTFGLTMRYLGMSLGMAIVLGFCSAFGALIPPIYRDLFTDSTTGTFSSMLASTGGQIVLLGVAVCLAGIYICGKAGVMKENELSDAQKKESVKEFDFWKGLIVATISGVLSACFNFGIEAGKVMAEAALVNGSNPLFQNNVIFVPLLWGGLTTNFIWCMILNTRNRTFGDYTNAKAPLKTNYMFSAIAGTTWFLQFFFYGMGESKLGNGASSWILHMACIIIVSNVWGIYFKEWKGVNAKTYRTIILGIATVILSVFIVGIGNYW; encoded by the coding sequence ATGCAGGTATTATTTGGTGTTATTTATCACTTCATCGGCGGTTTTGCTTCCGGTAGTTTTTATATTCCTTACAAAAAAGTACGTGATTGGTCGTGGGAGAGTTATTGGATTGTGGGTGGGCTGTTTTCGTGGCTATTGGCACCGTTTATTGCCGCGTATCTGACAGTGCCCAACTTCATGGACATTATTCGTAATACCGACAGCACTACGCTGTTTTGGACGTACGTGTTGGGAGTGCTTTGGGGCATCGGCGGTTTGACCTTTGGCTTGACCATGCGTTACCTGGGTATGTCGCTTGGCATGGCCATTGTATTGGGTTTTTGTTCGGCCTTTGGAGCGTTGATTCCGCCCATTTACCGAGATTTGTTTACAGATTCTACTACGGGCACGTTTTCGAGTATGCTGGCAAGTACGGGCGGACAAATCGTTTTGTTGGGGGTAGCGGTTTGTTTGGCAGGGATTTATATCTGCGGAAAAGCGGGTGTAATGAAAGAAAACGAACTTTCGGATGCGCAAAAGAAAGAAAGCGTAAAAGAATTTGATTTTTGGAAAGGCCTCATCGTGGCGACCATTTCGGGCGTTTTGAGTGCTTGTTTTAACTTTGGCATCGAAGCGGGTAAAGTGATGGCCGAGGCCGCGCTGGTAAATGGTAGCAATCCTTTGTTTCAGAACAACGTCATTTTTGTGCCGCTGCTGTGGGGTGGGCTTACTACTAATTTTATTTGGTGTATGATTCTGAATACCCGTAATCGCACTTTCGGCGATTATACCAACGCCAAAGCTCCGCTCAAAACCAACTATATGTTCTCGGCCATCGCGGGGACAACGTGGTTTTTGCAGTTCTTTTTCTACGGAATGGGTGAAAGCAAACTCGGCAACGGAGCCAGTTCGTGGATTCTGCACATGGCGTGCATCATCATTGTTTCCAACGTGTGGGGAATCTATTTCAAGGAATGGAAAGGCGTAAATGCCAAGACCTACCGCACCATTATTTTGGGCATCGCCACCGTTATTTTATCGGTTTTCATTGTTGGAATCGGAAATTATTGGTAG
- a CDS encoding Dabb family protein: MKTKFLALFLTLFAFGAMAQKSDKVLRHVVMFKFKDTATPAQIKSVEDAFRKLPTQIKEIKGYEWGTNNSPEGLAQGFTHCFFLTFNSEADRAVYLPHPDHKAFGKVLGPHLDKVLVVDYWTQK; encoded by the coding sequence ATGAAAACTAAATTCTTAGCTCTATTTTTAACCCTTTTTGCGTTTGGCGCTATGGCCCAAAAATCTGATAAAGTACTGCGTCACGTGGTCATGTTTAAATTTAAAGATACCGCCACCCCTGCACAAATCAAATCGGTAGAAGATGCATTTCGCAAACTTCCTACCCAGATCAAAGAAATTAAAGGGTATGAGTGGGGAACCAACAACAGCCCCGAAGGCTTAGCACAGGGTTTTACCCATTGCTTTTTCCTGACGTTCAATTCAGAAGCCGACCGTGCGGTCTATTTGCCACACCCTGACCACAAAGCGTTTGGAAAAGTGTTGGGGCCTCACCTCGACAAAGTCTTGGTGGTTGATTACTGGACACAAAAATAG
- a CDS encoding DUF2306 domain-containing protein, which translates to MRTSQLIQTLFLLSVAAFTLLMLTKVVPYLSFEPEIDFLTTKTNRVLARQDFQFSFYIHIVSSLWTMGIGIPQFIPFVVKKYPRLHQTLGKIYVFSILFLAAPSGLGLAIYANGGLPAKVGFSLQCLVWWLATWVAWREIQNKRWQTHIEWMMRSYAVTLAAMSLRVGSYAMVYFFHTKPIETYLTVTWLSWVGNLVIVEGLIYAGMSERLLKMLKK; encoded by the coding sequence ATGCGTACGAGCCAACTCATACAAACCCTTTTTCTTCTCTCCGTTGCGGCTTTTACGCTACTGATGCTGACCAAAGTCGTTCCTTATCTGAGTTTTGAGCCAGAAATTGACTTTTTGACCACCAAGACCAACCGCGTTTTGGCCCGTCAAGATTTCCAGTTTTCCTTTTATATCCACATCGTAAGCAGCTTGTGGACCATGGGCATTGGAATCCCCCAATTCATTCCTTTTGTAGTAAAAAAATATCCTCGCCTACACCAAACGCTCGGGAAAATTTACGTATTTTCGATACTGTTTTTGGCTGCTCCTTCGGGATTGGGTTTAGCCATTTATGCCAACGGCGGCCTACCCGCTAAAGTAGGGTTTTCATTGCAATGTTTGGTGTGGTGGCTCGCTACTTGGGTAGCATGGCGTGAGATTCAAAATAAGCGTTGGCAGACACACATCGAATGGATGATGAGAAGCTACGCCGTTACCCTTGCTGCCATGAGTTTGCGCGTTGGGAGTTACGCTATGGTCTATTTCTTTCATACCAAACCCATCGAAACCTACCTAACGGTCACCTGGTTATCGTGGGTTGGAAATTTGGTAATCGTGGAAGGATTAATTTATGCAGGAATGAGCGAACGGTTATTAAAAATGCTAAAAAAGTAA
- a CDS encoding sugar phosphate isomerase/epimerase family protein, which yields MNRREAISQLSVLTTTMLSAGAAFSMTNSSNYQIGACDWSLRLNCNPAAFDYAKKIGLEGVQVSYNSKSDLSYLSRPENRQAILAASQRTGVKIASLAIGMLNEVPLKSEAKTVEWVSESIDAAKAMGTHVILLAFFGNGDLRKDDAGKKVVTERLKQLAPKAEKQGVILGIESYLSAEEHIEIIEAVGSPNLQVYYDPRNSADAGYDIYKEIPLLGKRKLICEIHLKDNEFLLGQGSMDWPRIKGLLDESGYKGWAQIEWSQPKGKSVDETYPQNVGYAKKIFG from the coding sequence ATGAACCGCCGTGAAGCCATCTCTCAACTTTCTGTATTGACGACTACCATGCTGAGTGCCGGAGCTGCTTTCAGCATGACGAACAGCAGCAATTATCAAATCGGCGCCTGCGACTGGTCGTTGCGCCTCAACTGCAATCCCGCAGCATTTGACTACGCCAAGAAAATAGGCTTAGAAGGCGTACAGGTAAGTTATAATTCTAAATCTGACCTCAGCTACTTGTCGCGCCCCGAAAATCGGCAGGCCATTCTCGCCGCTTCTCAGCGTACAGGGGTAAAAATTGCCAGTTTAGCCATCGGAATGCTCAACGAGGTACCGCTCAAATCCGAAGCAAAAACGGTGGAATGGGTCAGCGAAAGTATTGATGCTGCCAAAGCAATGGGTACCCACGTTATCCTTCTGGCCTTCTTTGGAAACGGTGATCTGCGCAAAGACGATGCGGGCAAAAAAGTGGTCACAGAACGGCTGAAGCAGCTTGCTCCCAAAGCTGAAAAACAGGGCGTTATCTTAGGTATTGAGTCTTATTTAAGTGCGGAAGAGCACATTGAAATCATTGAAGCCGTAGGCTCTCCCAATCTACAGGTCTATTATGACCCGCGCAACTCAGCCGATGCTGGTTACGATATTTACAAAGAAATCCCTTTGCTGGGCAAGCGTAAATTGATTTGCGAAATCCACTTGAAAGACAACGAGTTTTTGCTCGGACAAGGCTCTATGGACTGGCCCCGCATCAAAGGTTTGCTGGATGAATCAGGCTACAAAGGTTGGGCGCAGATTGAGTGGTCGCAGCCCAAAGGCAAAAGCGTAGACGAAACCTATCCGCAGAATGTCGGCTACGCAAAGAAAATTTTTGGTTAA
- a CDS encoding ABC transporter ATP-binding protein → MQVIIDGLGKRFNREWIFRNLTLELKAGNSYTFVGPNGSGKSTLLQVISGVMPLTEGKITYQLSNKIIDEDDWYRQIVLAAPYLELIEEFSLVELLNFHAGFKPFKAGIANQEILQRLELDASKSKAIKYFSSGMKQRLKLALAFYSDVPVVMLDEPTSNLDAKWSAWYREEVQRLAPSQLLLLCSNVPAEYDFCDKVINVGDYKPAQ, encoded by the coding sequence ATGCAAGTTATCATTGATGGACTGGGGAAGCGTTTTAACCGCGAATGGATTTTCAGAAATCTCACACTTGAACTCAAAGCTGGAAATAGCTATACGTTTGTGGGCCCCAACGGTAGCGGAAAATCTACCCTACTCCAAGTCATTTCGGGCGTAATGCCCCTTACTGAAGGAAAAATAACGTACCAATTATCAAATAAAATCATCGACGAAGACGATTGGTACCGCCAAATCGTACTCGCGGCTCCTTATCTCGAACTAATTGAAGAATTCAGTCTAGTCGAACTACTCAACTTCCATGCGGGCTTTAAGCCATTCAAAGCGGGAATTGCCAACCAAGAAATCCTCCAACGTCTTGAATTGGACGCCTCAAAATCCAAAGCTATCAAGTATTTTTCTTCGGGAATGAAGCAACGCCTCAAATTGGCATTGGCCTTTTATTCCGATGTACCCGTAGTGATGCTGGATGAACCCACCTCCAACCTTGACGCCAAATGGTCGGCGTGGTACCGCGAAGAAGTACAGCGTTTAGCCCCCAGCCAACTGTTGTTACTCTGCTCCAACGTTCCTGCAGAATACGATTTTTGTGACAAAGTTATCAACGTTGGCGATTATAAGCCTGCCCAATAA
- a CDS encoding sugar phosphate isomerase/epimerase family protein, with translation MNRREFIGTTLAGSAAFTLQAKPPVAAGAPQIYVFSKMFQWIEGYDQLAETIAGLGFNGIDLTVRPGGHVLPERVEEDLPKAVAAFKKHNLVAPLMVTTILDADAQSERILKTAQSLGIKHYRMGWYPYNMKQDIAAQSAAFGQRMKAVAALNEKYGMVGHYQNHSGNYHGAPIWDVYEQLKTIKSNAIGCQYDINHATAEAGGSWETGFRLIAPHVKSIAIKDFFWTKKNDKWGKQGCPLGEGVVNWPKYMELLKQYNIQLPITMHYEYPLGGAENGAKKLSISSQELLTAMKKDLVLFKQWWAEAKL, from the coding sequence ATGAACCGTCGTGAATTTATCGGAACAACCCTCGCGGGCAGCGCGGCGTTTACCCTGCAAGCCAAACCGCCCGTAGCCGCAGGAGCGCCCCAAATTTATGTTTTTTCCAAAATGTTTCAATGGATTGAGGGATACGACCAGCTCGCTGAAACCATCGCGGGTTTGGGCTTCAACGGCATTGATTTGACGGTTCGCCCGGGAGGACACGTATTGCCTGAGCGCGTAGAAGAAGATTTACCCAAGGCCGTTGCGGCTTTCAAAAAACATAACCTTGTAGCTCCTTTGATGGTGACAACGATTTTGGACGCCGATGCTCAAAGCGAGCGAATCTTAAAAACGGCGCAATCGCTCGGCATCAAACATTACCGCATGGGCTGGTATCCCTACAATATGAAGCAGGATATTGCGGCCCAGAGCGCCGCCTTTGGGCAACGAATGAAGGCCGTGGCGGCACTCAATGAAAAATACGGCATGGTTGGGCATTACCAAAACCACTCAGGCAACTACCACGGCGCACCCATCTGGGACGTATACGAACAATTAAAAACCATCAAATCCAATGCCATAGGGTGCCAATACGACATCAACCATGCCACCGCCGAGGCAGGCGGCTCCTGGGAAACGGGCTTTCGTCTCATTGCGCCGCACGTCAAATCCATTGCCATCAAGGATTTTTTCTGGACCAAAAAAAACGATAAATGGGGAAAACAAGGCTGCCCGCTGGGTGAAGGTGTGGTCAATTGGCCCAAATACATGGAGTTGCTGAAACAATATAATATTCAGTTGCCCATCACGATGCACTACGAATATCCGTTGGGCGGGGCCGAAAACGGGGCTAAAAAACTCAGCATCAGCTCTCAGGAGTTGCTGACGGCGATGAAAAAAGATTTAGTGTTATTTAAGCAATGGTGGGCGGAAGCAAAACTTTAG
- the ruvA gene encoding Holliday junction branch migration protein RuvA, translating to MIAYLNGKLAHKDPAYIIMDVGGVGYEVKISLQTYAALPNPGEVCKVITYQQIREDSHVLYGFAEPTEKILFLDLISVSGVGSATALIMLSSLSASEIKTAIVNEDVKLIQTIKGIGGKTAQRVIIDLKDKIKKEGIIATQPNIFITANSQVRSEAIAALTMLGIPKPTAEKSVDTILKREGDHITVEQLIKLALR from the coding sequence ATGATTGCATACTTAAACGGCAAACTTGCTCATAAAGACCCCGCTTATATCATCATGGATGTAGGCGGGGTTGGTTATGAAGTAAAAATTTCTCTGCAAACCTATGCGGCACTGCCCAATCCTGGGGAAGTGTGTAAGGTAATCACCTATCAGCAAATTCGAGAAGATTCTCACGTACTTTATGGTTTTGCCGAGCCAACCGAGAAGATTTTATTTTTGGATTTAATCAGTGTGTCGGGCGTAGGTTCGGCTACCGCACTGATTATGCTTTCGTCTTTATCGGCCTCCGAAATCAAAACGGCTATCGTCAACGAAGACGTAAAACTGATTCAAACCATTAAGGGAATTGGTGGTAAAACAGCGCAACGGGTCATCATTGACTTGAAAGATAAAATCAAGAAAGAAGGCATTATTGCGACCCAACCCAATATCTTTATTACGGCCAACAGTCAAGTAAGGAGCGAAGCGATTGCGGCCTTAACGATGCTCGGTATTCCCAAACCTACCGCCGAAAAGAGCGTAGATACTATTCTCAAACGCGAAGGCGACCACATTACAGTTGAGCAATTGATTAAACTGGCATTGAGGTAG
- the recG gene encoding ATP-dependent DNA helicase RecG — translation MNQRTTTNFFDTKIEFLKGVGPQRAVTLNKELNIFTFGDLIQYYPFRHEDRSRFHRINELTEELTAVQLKGRIRSMVVVGEGYKRRLTVEFTDGTGVVEFVYFQSIDWHLKHFKEGGEYIAYGKPQRYGQRFNFSHPEIETINPENENGGYFQPVYNLTETLRKKHLDSRFLSKVMRTLLEQATPHFKETLPEELVRKFRLFSKTDAMWNIHLPESEAALNQALRRLKFEELFYNQLRLIKNKILHKTEYPGQIFTNLDLVKKFYTEGSMPFELTNAQKRVLREIHDDLKTGKHMNRLLQGDVGSGKTIVAFIAMLMAIGNGAQTCIMAPTEILADQHYRGLKGFAEALGLKIALLTGSTTKKGRKLIFPDLAEGNIHIIVGTHALLEDPVQFKNLGLCIIDEQHRFGVAQRAKLWAKNPTIPPHILVMTATPIPRTLAMTLYGDLDVSIIDELPAGRKPIKTVHRYDQHRLNVFSFLRDEIKKGRQVYMVYPLIEESEKLDYKDLMDGYESVSRAFPEYHVSIVHGKMLAYEKDDEMQRFVRGETQIMVATTVIEVGVNVPNASVMVIESAERFGLSQLHQLRGRVGRGAEQSYCVLMTGVKLSKDTRLRIETLCQTNNGFEIADVDLKLRGPGDLAGTQQSGLLDLLIADLAKDGEILKAARAAAESILNEDPTFILPKNEPIRSHIDSLHKESTNWSRIS, via the coding sequence ATGAACCAACGAACCACTACAAATTTTTTTGACACAAAAATTGAGTTTTTGAAAGGCGTAGGCCCCCAACGGGCGGTTACGCTCAACAAAGAACTCAATATTTTTACCTTTGGTGATTTAATCCAATATTACCCGTTTCGGCACGAAGACCGCAGTCGTTTTCATCGTATCAACGAGCTAACGGAAGAACTGACGGCGGTGCAGCTCAAAGGCCGTATTCGGAGTATGGTCGTGGTAGGAGAGGGATACAAACGCCGCCTCACCGTCGAATTTACGGACGGTACGGGCGTGGTAGAATTTGTGTATTTTCAAAGCATTGATTGGCACCTCAAGCATTTTAAAGAGGGCGGTGAGTACATTGCGTATGGCAAGCCCCAACGCTACGGGCAGCGCTTCAATTTTAGCCATCCCGAAATTGAGACCATCAACCCCGAAAACGAAAACGGCGGTTATTTTCAACCCGTCTATAACCTGACCGAAACTCTTCGCAAAAAACACCTCGACAGTCGCTTTTTGAGTAAAGTAATGCGGACGCTGCTAGAGCAAGCCACGCCGCATTTCAAGGAAACGCTGCCCGAAGAATTGGTGCGTAAATTCAGGCTGTTTTCCAAAACCGATGCCATGTGGAACATCCACCTGCCCGAGAGCGAAGCGGCACTGAATCAGGCATTGCGGCGGCTCAAATTTGAGGAGCTGTTTTACAATCAGTTACGGTTGATAAAAAATAAAATTCTTCACAAGACCGAGTATCCCGGACAGATTTTTACGAATCTCGATTTGGTGAAGAAATTTTATACGGAAGGAAGCATGCCCTTTGAACTGACCAACGCTCAAAAACGGGTATTGCGCGAAATCCACGACGACCTCAAAACGGGAAAACACATGAACCGCCTGTTGCAGGGAGACGTGGGCAGCGGCAAAACCATTGTGGCGTTTATTGCTATGTTGATGGCCATTGGCAACGGCGCACAGACCTGTATCATGGCACCCACCGAAATTCTGGCCGACCAGCATTATCGGGGTCTGAAAGGGTTTGCAGAAGCGCTTGGGCTCAAAATAGCGTTGCTGACGGGCTCTACCACCAAAAAAGGGCGAAAGCTGATTTTTCCCGATTTAGCGGAAGGAAATATTCATATCATTGTGGGGACGCACGCTTTGCTCGAAGACCCCGTTCAGTTTAAGAACCTTGGGCTTTGTATCATTGATGAGCAACACCGATTCGGCGTGGCTCAACGTGCTAAATTGTGGGCCAAAAATCCTACAATTCCGCCGCATATATTGGTCATGACGGCCACGCCCATTCCGCGCACCTTGGCCATGACGCTCTACGGAGATTTGGATGTGAGCATCATCGACGAGCTACCTGCCGGACGAAAACCCATCAAAACAGTACATCGCTACGACCAGCATCGCCTGAATGTGTTTAGTTTTTTGCGCGACGAAATCAAGAAAGGTCGGCAGGTGTACATGGTGTATCCGCTCATTGAGGAGTCGGAAAAACTGGATTATAAAGACCTCATGGACGGCTATGAGAGCGTTAGTCGGGCGTTCCCAGAATACCACGTTAGCATCGTGCACGGTAAAATGCTAGCCTACGAGAAAGACGATGAGATGCAGCGCTTTGTGCGGGGAGAAACCCAAATCATGGTTGCCACAACGGTAATCGAAGTAGGGGTAAACGTGCCCAATGCCAGTGTAATGGTGATAGAAAGTGCCGAGCGTTTTGGGCTTTCTCAGTTGCACCAGTTGCGCGGTCGCGTAGGGCGCGGTGCGGAGCAGAGTTATTGCGTACTCATGACGGGTGTAAAGCTTAGTAAGGATACGCGCTTGCGCATTGAGACACTTTGCCAAACCAATAACGGGTTTGAAATTGCCGATGTAGACCTCAAACTCCGTGGCCCTGGCGATTTGGCTGGTACGCAACAAAGCGGTTTGCTCGACCTTTTGATTGCTGATTTGGCCAAAGACGGTGAAATATTAAAGGCGGCCCGCGCGGCGGCCGAAAGTATTCTGAACGAAGACCCCACTTTTATTCTCCCCAAAAACGAGCCCATTCGGTCGCACATTGATTCTCTCCACAAAGAATCGACCAACTGGAGTCGGATTAGTTAA